A single region of the Gorilla gorilla gorilla isolate KB3781 chromosome 1, NHGRI_mGorGor1-v2.1_pri, whole genome shotgun sequence genome encodes:
- the TNFRSF14 gene encoding tumor necrosis factor receptor superfamily member 14, with amino-acid sequence MEPPGDWGPPPWRSTPKTDVLRLVLYLTFLGAPCYAPALPSCKEDEYPVGSECCPKCSPGYRVKEACGELTGTVCEPCPPGTYIAHLNGLSKCLQCQMCDPAMGLRASRNCSRTENAVCGCSPGHFCIVQDGDHCAACRAYATSSPGQRVQKGGTESQDTLCQNCPPGTFSPNGTLEECQHQTKCSWLVTKAGPGTSSSHWVWWFLSGSLVIVIVCSTLGLIICVKRRKPRGDVVKVIVSVQRKRQEAEGEATVIEALQAPPDVTTVAVEETIPAFTGRSPNH; translated from the exons ATGGAGCCTCCTGGAGACTGGGGGCCTCCTCCCTGGAGATCCACCCCCAAAACCGACGTCTTGAGGCTG GTGCTGTATCTCACCTTCCTGGGAGCCCCCTGCTACGCCCCAGCTCTGCCATCCTGCAAGGAGGACGAGTACCCGGTGGGCTCTGAGTGCTGCCCCAAGTGCAGTCCAG GTTATCGTGTGAAGGAGGCCTGCGGGGAGCTGACGGGCACAGTGTGTGAACCCTGCCCTCCGGGGACCTACATTGCCCACCTCAATGGCCTGAGCAAGTGTCTGCAGTGCCAAATGTGTGACCCAG CCATGGGCCTGCGCGCGAGCCGGAACTGCTCCAGGACAGAGAACGCCGTGTGTGGCTGCAGCCCAGGCCACTTCTGCATCGTCCAGGACGGGGACCACTGCGCCGCGTGCCGCGCTTACGCCACCTCCAGCCCGGGCCAGAGGGTGCAGAAGGGAG GCACCGAGAGTCAGGACACCCTGTGTCAGAACTGCCCCCCGGGGACCTTCTCTCCCAATGGGACCCTGGAGGAATGTCAGCACCAGACCAA GTGCAGCTGGCTGGTGACGAAAGCCGGACCTGGGACCAGCAGCTCCCACTGGGTATGGTGGTTTCTCTCAGGGAGCCTCGTCATCGTCATTGTTTGCTCCACACTTGGCCTAATCATATGTGTGAAAAGAAGAAAGCCAAGGG GTGATGTAGTCAAGGTGATCGTCTCCGTCCAG CGGAAAAGACAGGAGGCAGAAGGTGAGGCCACAGTCATCGAGGCCCTGCAGGCCCCTCCGGACGTCACCACGGTGGCCGTGGAGGAGACAATACCCGCATTCACGGGGAGGAGCCCAAACCACTGA
- the HES5 gene encoding transcription factor HES-5 isoform X1 — protein sequence MAPSTVAVELLSPKEKNRLRKPVVEKMRRDRINSSIEQLKLLLEQEFARHQPNSKLEKADILEMAVSYLKHSKGEPARAPRAPSSHRAPAPPRPAARSPPPRLPAAFVAAAGPKSLHQDYSEGYSWCLQEAVQFLTLHAASDTQMKLLYHFQRPPAAPAAPAKEPKAPGAAPPPALSAKATAAAAAHQPACGLWRPW from the exons ATGGCCCCCAGCACTGTGGCCGTGGAGCTGCTCAGCCCCAAAGAGAAAAACCGA CTGCGGAAGCCGGTGGTGGAGAAGATGCGCCGCGACCGCATCAACAGCAGCATCGAGCAGCTGAAGCTGCTGCTGGAGCAGGAGTTCGCGCGGCACCAGCCCAACTCCAAGCTGGAGAAGGCCGACATCCTGGAGATGGCTGTCAGCTACCTGAAGCACAGCAAAGGTGAGCCCGCCCGGGCCCCCCGCGCCCCGAGTTCCCACCGCGCCCCGGCTCCCCCGCGCCCCGCCGCCCGCTCACCGCCGCCGCGTCTCCCCGCAGCCTTCGTCGCCGCCGCCGGCCCCAAGAGCCTGCACCAGGACTACAGCGAAGGCTACTCGTGGTGCCTGCAGGAGGCCGTGCAGTTCCTGACGCTCCACGCCGCCAGCGACACGCAGATGAAGCTGCTGTACCACTTCCAGCGGCCCCCGGCCGCGCCCGCCGCGCCCGCCAAGGAGCCCAAGGCGCCGGGCGCCGCGCCCCCGCCCGCGCTCTCCGCCAaggccaccgccgccgccgccgcacacCAGCCTGCCTGCGGCCTCTGGCGGCCCTGGTGA
- the HES5 gene encoding transcription factor HES-5 isoform X2, which yields MAPSTVAVELLSPKEKNRLRKPVVEKMRRDRINSSIEQLKLLLEQEFARHQPNSKLEKADILEMAVSYLKHSKAFVAAAGPKSLHQDYSEGYSWCLQEAVQFLTLHAASDTQMKLLYHFQRPPAAPAAPAKEPKAPGAAPPPALSAKATAAAAAHQPACGLWRPW from the exons ATGGCCCCCAGCACTGTGGCCGTGGAGCTGCTCAGCCCCAAAGAGAAAAACCGA CTGCGGAAGCCGGTGGTGGAGAAGATGCGCCGCGACCGCATCAACAGCAGCATCGAGCAGCTGAAGCTGCTGCTGGAGCAGGAGTTCGCGCGGCACCAGCCCAACTCCAAGCTGGAGAAGGCCGACATCCTGGAGATGGCTGTCAGCTACCTGAAGCACAGCAAAG CCTTCGTCGCCGCCGCCGGCCCCAAGAGCCTGCACCAGGACTACAGCGAAGGCTACTCGTGGTGCCTGCAGGAGGCCGTGCAGTTCCTGACGCTCCACGCCGCCAGCGACACGCAGATGAAGCTGCTGTACCACTTCCAGCGGCCCCCGGCCGCGCCCGCCGCGCCCGCCAAGGAGCCCAAGGCGCCGGGCGCCGCGCCCCCGCCCGCGCTCTCCGCCAaggccaccgccgccgccgccgcacacCAGCCTGCCTGCGGCCTCTGGCGGCCCTGGTGA